A genomic region of Mus musculus strain C57BL/6J chromosome 7, GRCm38.p6 C57BL/6J contains the following coding sequences:
- the Olfr714 gene encoding olfactory receptor 714, which yields MAAGNQTRIAEFILMGFSSLPTEIQTLLFLAFLTIYLVTLLGNSLIILVTLADPMLQSPMYFFLRNLSFMEIGFNLVILPKMLRTLIAQDTSISFLGCATQMYFFFFFGVAECFLLATMAYDRYVAICSPLHYPIIMNQGTRARLAAASWFPGFPVATVQTTWLFSFPFCANNKVNHFFCDSPPVLRLVCADTARFEVYAIVGTILVVMIPCLLILCSYTLIAASILKIPSAKGKHKAFSTCSSHLVVVSLFYVSLSLTYFRPKSKNSPESKKLLSLSYTVVTPLLNPIIYSLRNNEVKNALSRTFHKALALRKFIL from the coding sequence ATGGCTGCAGGAAACCAGACAAGAATAGCTGAATTTATCCTCATGGGCTTCTCTTCCCTACCTACTGAGATACAGACCTTGCTCTTCCTGGCATTTCTCACCATCTACCTGGTTACTCTGCTGGGAAACAGCCTCATCATTCTGGTGACCTTGGCTGACCCCATGCTGCAAAGCCCCATGTATTTCTTTCTCAGGAACTTATCCTTCATGGAGATCGGCTTCAACCTAGTCATTCTGCCCAAAATGTTGAGGACTCTGATTGCCCAGGACACAAGCATCTCCTTCCTGGGCTGTGCCACTCAgatgtatttcttcttcttctttggagTGGCCGAGTGCTTCCTCCTCGCCACCATGGcatatgaccgctatgtggccatctgcagtCCCTTGCATTACCCAATCATCATGAACCAAGGGACACGTGCCAGACTGGCTGCTGCCTCCTGGTTTCCAGGGTTTCCTGTAGCCACTGTGCAGACCACATGGCTCTTCAGTTTTCCATTCTGTGCCAACAACAAGGTGAATCACTTCTTCTGTGACAGCCCACCTGTGCTGAGGCTGGTCTGTGCAGACACAGCCCGGTTTGAGGTCTATGCCATTGTTGGGACTATTCTGGTTGTCATGATACCCTGCCTGCTGATCCTATGTTCATACACTCTCATTGCAGCTTCCATCCTCAAGATTCCATCAGCTAAAGGGAAACACAAAGCCTTCTCCACCTGTTCCTCACATCTCGTCGTTGTCTCTCTTTTCTATGTGTCGTTAAGCCTCACTTACTTTAGACCTAAATCAAAGAATTCTCCTGAAAGCAAGAAATTGTTATCACTGTCCTACACTGTTGTGACTCCTCTGTTGAACCCCATTATCTATAGTCTGAGAAATAATGAAGTGAAAAATGCACTCAGCAGAACTTTCCACAAGGCCCTGGCCCTCAGAAAATTTATCCTGTAG
- the Olfr17 gene encoding olfactory receptor 17, with protein sequence MTWGNWTTVREFILMSFSSLSYEVQALLFLLFLIIYLVTLMGNVLIILVTTADSALQSPMYFFLRNLSFLEIGFNLVIVPKMLSTLILQDKTISFLGCATQMYFFFFFGAAECCLLATMAYDRYMAICDPLHYPIIMSRRSCAQLAAASWFSGFPVATVQTTWIFSFPFCGPNMVNHFFCDSPPVIALVCADTSLFELEALTATVLFILFPFLLILGSYVRILSTIFRMPSAEGKRKAFSTCSSHLLVVSLFYSTAILTYFRPRSNTSPENKKMLSLSYTVVTPMLNPIIYSLRNNEVKAALRRIIHRTLGPQKL encoded by the coding sequence ATGACCTGGGGAAACTGGACAACTGTCAGGGAATTTATCCTCATGAGCTTCTCAAGCTTGTCCTATGAAGTACAGGCTCTGCTATTTCTCCTGTTTTTGATCATTTACCTAGTCACACTCATGGGCAATGTCCTCATCATCCTGGTTACTACAGCTGACTCTGCTCTGCAAAGTCCTATGTACTTCTTCCTCAGAAACTTATCCTTCCTGGAAATAGGCTTCAACTTGGTCATTGTGCCCAAGATGTTGAGTACTCTGATACTCCAGGACAAAACCATCTCCTTCCTTGGCTGTGCTACTCAgatgtatttcttctttttctttggagCTGCTGAGTGCTGCCTCCTGGCCACAATGGCATATGACCGCTACATGGCGATCTGTGATCCCTTGCACTACCCAATAATCATGAGCCGAAGATCCTGTGCCCAGCTAGCAGCTGCCTCTTGGTTCTCCGGGTTCCCAGTAGCCACTGTGCAAACCACATGGATTTTCAGTTTCCCTTTTTGTGGCCCAAACATGGTGAACCACTTCTTCTGTGACAGCCCACCTGTCATAGCCCTAGTCTGTGCTGATACATCCCTATTTGAACTGGAGGCTCTAACAGCCACTGTCCTATtcatcctctttcctttcttgttgatTCTGGGTTCCTATGTCCGCATCCTCTCTACCATCTTTAGGATGCCTTCAGCTGAAGGGAAACGCAAAGCCTTTTCCACTTGCTCCTCCCACCTCCTCGTTGTCTCCCTCTTCTACAGCACTGCCATCCTCACATACTTCCGGCCACGCTCAAACACCTCCCCTGAGAACAAGAAAATGTTGTCACTCTCCTACACAGTTGTCACTCCCATGTTGAACCCCATCATCTACAGCTTAAGGAATAATGAGGTGAAGGCTGCATTGAGGCGAATCATTCACAGAACTCTGGGCCCTCAGAAACTATGA